A stretch of Prunus dulcis chromosome 6, ALMONDv2, whole genome shotgun sequence DNA encodes these proteins:
- the LOC117631523 gene encoding LMBR1 domain-containing protein 2 homolog A isoform X1, with the protein MWVFYLISLPLTLGMVLFTLKYFAGPEVPRYVLLTVGYTWFCSLSIIVIVPADIWTTVNHIESGGISFFWSWSYWSTFLLTWTVVPLIQGFEDAGDFTVTERLKTSVHVNLLFYLILGAIGLFGLVLLIMMHKNWGGGVLGFAMGCSNTFGLVTGAFLLGFGLSEIPKGLWKNSDWTIRQKVLSHKIAKMAVKLDDAHQDLSNAIVVAQATSTQMSKRDPLRPYMDIIDNLLAQMFKEDPSFKPQGGRLGENDMDYDTDEKSMATLRRHLRGAREEYYRYKSEYMTYVMEALELEDTIKNYERRNSTGWKYVSTFRPSRTGRLGSILDTIEFFWRCILRKEVEKLLAIILGIISAAILLAEATLLPRVDLSLFSILINSVSKQEVLVQVFAFVPLMYMCICTYYSLFKIGMLMFYSLTPRQTSSVNLLMICSMVARYAPPVSYNFLNLIRLGEHKTIFEKRMGNIDQAVPFFGSEFNRIYPLIMVVYTLLVASNFFDRIINFFGRWKRFRFQTEVDDMDGFDPSGLIILQKERSWIEQGLKVGEHVIPLARNFNSTDVETGSSNMDRTLVEMKATSSLSAEGAIETPSKSSKEDRRYSSSKEAISNKYAAIREQSRQASFNTNPVEKNISAAKVSLLDGDNSNPDNTAGGSPTGLSSKWESMKNGFQNFKANIAAKKFIPIRQVQDTIDLSRASSNESLDEIFQRLKRPSVDHVSYVDEDEDDREGKSGPSR; encoded by the exons ATGTGGGTCTTCTACCTGATCTCGTTGCCCCTGACCTTGGGCATGGTCCTTTTTACGCTCAAGTACTTCGCAGGCCCGGAGGTCCCTCGCTATGTTTTGCTCACCGTTGGGTACACCTGGTTCTGTTCTCTCTCCATCATCGTCATTGTGCCCGCTGACATCTGGACG ACGGTAAATCATATTGAGAGTGGAGGAATCTCATTCTTTTGGAGCTGGTCATATTGGAGTACATTTTTACTAACTTG GACTGTGGTGCCCCTTATTCAGGGTTTTGAAGATGCTGGAGACTTCACTGTGACAGAGAGATTGAAGACTAGTGTACATGTTAACTTACTTTTCTATCTAATTCTGGGAGCTATTGGCCTTTTTGGACTGGTTCTTCTCATCATGATGCACAAGAATTG GGGTGGAGGTGTTCTAGGATTTGCCATGGGCTGCTCGAATACTTTTGGACTTGTTACAGGTGCATTTCTTCTTGGATTTGGTTTGAGTGAAATCCCTAAGGGCCTTTGGAAAAATTCAGATTGGACTATCCGCCAAAAAGTTCTTTCTCATAAAATTGCCAAAATGGCTGTGAAACTTGATGACGCTCATCAAGATCTTTCAAATGCTATTGTG GTCGCCCAAGCAACATCCACTCAGATGTCCAAGCGCGATCCTTTGAGACCCTACATGGATATTATAGACAATTTGTTAGCTCAAATG TTCAAGGAGGATCCATCCTTCAAACCCCAAGGGGGCCGATTAGGTGAAAACGATATGGACTATGATACTGATGAAAAATCAATGGCAACGCTTAGGCGTCATCTTCGAGGTGCCCGGGAAGAGTATTACCGGTACAAAAG TGAGTATATGACCTATGTTATGGAAGCCCTTGAACTTGAAGATACTATAAAAAATTACGAACGCCGGAATTCTACTGGATG GAAATATGTTTCAACATTCAGACCTTCTCGAACTGGCAGATTAGGATCTATCCTTGATACAATAG AATTCTTTTGGCGCTGCATACTaagaaaagaagttgaaaaacTTTTGGCTATCATACTTGGGATCATTTCAGCTGCTATTCTTTTAGCGGAGGCAACTCTGCTTCCTCGAGTTGACCTATCTCTCTTTTCAATTCTCATAAATTCTGTTTCTAAGCAAGAAGTTCTTGTGCAG GTATTTGCCTTTGTTCCTTTGATGTATATGTGCATCTGCACATATTACTCCTTGTTCAAAATCGGTATGTTGATGTTTTACTCATTAACGCCCAGGCAAACAAGTTCAGTCAACTTGCTTATGATATGCTC GATGGTCGCTCGTTATGCTCCTCCAGTTTCATACAACTTTCTCAATCTCATTCGTCTTGGTGAACATAAAACTATATTTGAAAAG CGAATGGGAAACATTGATCAAGCTGTCCCTTTCTTTGGGAGTGAGTTTAACAGAATCTATCCACTTATCATGGTTGTGTACACCCTGTTGGTTGCTAGCAACTTTTTTGACcgcataattaatttttttgggagatGGAAACGATTTAGATTTCAAACCGAGGTTGACGATATGGATGGTTTTGATCCGTCTGGGTTAATTATCTTACAAAAGG aGCGATCTTGGATTGAACAAGGTCTCAAAGTCGGTGAACATGTTATCCCattagctaggaatttcaacAGCACGGATGTTGAGACTGGCAGCAGCAACATG GATAGGACTCTTGTTGAAATGAAAGCAACAAGCAGTCTAAGCGCTGAGGGGGCAATTGAAACTCCCTCAAAATCTTCAAAAGAAGATCGCAGATATAGCTCAAGTAAAGAAGCCATCAGCAACAAGTATGCTGCCATTAGAGAACAGAGCAGACAAGCATCTTTCAACACAAATCCGGTGGAGAAGAATATTTCTGCTGCCAAGGTCTCCTTGCTTGATGGAGACAACTCTAACCCTGATAACACAGCAGGAGGATCACCTACTGGCTTGTCCTCAAAGTGGGAATCAATGAAAAATGgtttccaaaatttcaaggCAAACATAGCAGCCAAAAAATTTATTCCCATACGCCAAGTTCAAGATACTATAGACCTATCTCGTGCTTCTTCTAATGAGTCCCTCGACGAGATATTTCAGAGATTGAAAC
- the LOC117631523 gene encoding LMBR1 domain-containing protein 2 homolog A isoform X2, producing the protein MMHKNWGGGVLGFAMGCSNTFGLVTGAFLLGFGLSEIPKGLWKNSDWTIRQKVLSHKIAKMAVKLDDAHQDLSNAIVVAQATSTQMSKRDPLRPYMDIIDNLLAQMFKEDPSFKPQGGRLGENDMDYDTDEKSMATLRRHLRGAREEYYRYKSEYMTYVMEALELEDTIKNYERRNSTGWKYVSTFRPSRTGRLGSILDTIEFFWRCILRKEVEKLLAIILGIISAAILLAEATLLPRVDLSLFSILINSVSKQEVLVQVFAFVPLMYMCICTYYSLFKIGMLMFYSLTPRQTSSVNLLMICSMVARYAPPVSYNFLNLIRLGEHKTIFEKRMGNIDQAVPFFGSEFNRIYPLIMVVYTLLVASNFFDRIINFFGRWKRFRFQTEVDDMDGFDPSGLIILQKERSWIEQGLKVGEHVIPLARNFNSTDVETGSSNMDRTLVEMKATSSLSAEGAIETPSKSSKEDRRYSSSKEAISNKYAAIREQSRQASFNTNPVEKNISAAKVSLLDGDNSNPDNTAGGSPTGLSSKWESMKNGFQNFKANIAAKKFIPIRQVQDTIDLSRASSNESLDEIFQRLKRPSVDHVSYVDEDEDDREGKSGPSR; encoded by the exons ATGATGCACAAGAATTG GGGTGGAGGTGTTCTAGGATTTGCCATGGGCTGCTCGAATACTTTTGGACTTGTTACAGGTGCATTTCTTCTTGGATTTGGTTTGAGTGAAATCCCTAAGGGCCTTTGGAAAAATTCAGATTGGACTATCCGCCAAAAAGTTCTTTCTCATAAAATTGCCAAAATGGCTGTGAAACTTGATGACGCTCATCAAGATCTTTCAAATGCTATTGTG GTCGCCCAAGCAACATCCACTCAGATGTCCAAGCGCGATCCTTTGAGACCCTACATGGATATTATAGACAATTTGTTAGCTCAAATG TTCAAGGAGGATCCATCCTTCAAACCCCAAGGGGGCCGATTAGGTGAAAACGATATGGACTATGATACTGATGAAAAATCAATGGCAACGCTTAGGCGTCATCTTCGAGGTGCCCGGGAAGAGTATTACCGGTACAAAAG TGAGTATATGACCTATGTTATGGAAGCCCTTGAACTTGAAGATACTATAAAAAATTACGAACGCCGGAATTCTACTGGATG GAAATATGTTTCAACATTCAGACCTTCTCGAACTGGCAGATTAGGATCTATCCTTGATACAATAG AATTCTTTTGGCGCTGCATACTaagaaaagaagttgaaaaacTTTTGGCTATCATACTTGGGATCATTTCAGCTGCTATTCTTTTAGCGGAGGCAACTCTGCTTCCTCGAGTTGACCTATCTCTCTTTTCAATTCTCATAAATTCTGTTTCTAAGCAAGAAGTTCTTGTGCAG GTATTTGCCTTTGTTCCTTTGATGTATATGTGCATCTGCACATATTACTCCTTGTTCAAAATCGGTATGTTGATGTTTTACTCATTAACGCCCAGGCAAACAAGTTCAGTCAACTTGCTTATGATATGCTC GATGGTCGCTCGTTATGCTCCTCCAGTTTCATACAACTTTCTCAATCTCATTCGTCTTGGTGAACATAAAACTATATTTGAAAAG CGAATGGGAAACATTGATCAAGCTGTCCCTTTCTTTGGGAGTGAGTTTAACAGAATCTATCCACTTATCATGGTTGTGTACACCCTGTTGGTTGCTAGCAACTTTTTTGACcgcataattaatttttttgggagatGGAAACGATTTAGATTTCAAACCGAGGTTGACGATATGGATGGTTTTGATCCGTCTGGGTTAATTATCTTACAAAAGG aGCGATCTTGGATTGAACAAGGTCTCAAAGTCGGTGAACATGTTATCCCattagctaggaatttcaacAGCACGGATGTTGAGACTGGCAGCAGCAACATG GATAGGACTCTTGTTGAAATGAAAGCAACAAGCAGTCTAAGCGCTGAGGGGGCAATTGAAACTCCCTCAAAATCTTCAAAAGAAGATCGCAGATATAGCTCAAGTAAAGAAGCCATCAGCAACAAGTATGCTGCCATTAGAGAACAGAGCAGACAAGCATCTTTCAACACAAATCCGGTGGAGAAGAATATTTCTGCTGCCAAGGTCTCCTTGCTTGATGGAGACAACTCTAACCCTGATAACACAGCAGGAGGATCACCTACTGGCTTGTCCTCAAAGTGGGAATCAATGAAAAATGgtttccaaaatttcaaggCAAACATAGCAGCCAAAAAATTTATTCCCATACGCCAAGTTCAAGATACTATAGACCTATCTCGTGCTTCTTCTAATGAGTCCCTCGACGAGATATTTCAGAGATTGAAAC